GCAAGCTTATGTTATTCGGGGAACCTTTAAAGGACAAGATAAATCGATTTCCTTGGGGATACTTCCCCTAAAAAATCCTGATACACCTCGCACTGCTAATTTAATTACTCGTCCCCATCATCAACTTTGGGACATCAAAAATAGTGACCAACTTTATCAATTTTTTGAGCAAGCATTTCCCCAGTTACCTATTAATAAAATTATTGATCCCCAAGAAGCAGAAAGATTTGCTAAAAGTGAGGGGGGATGTTTTCCCATTCCCCAATATTGTGAGGGTTGCTATTGGTTAAATGAAGAAAATAAGACCGGAATTATTTTATTAGGAGATGCTATACATTGTTTTCCCCCAGATATTGGACAAGGGGTTAATTCTGCTTTAGAAGATGTTTTTATTTTCCATGATATCTTATCTCAAACTAATGATGACTTAACCCAAGCATTACCCTTGTATGAGTCTAAGCGATCGCCAGATATTTTTGCTTTAATAAGGTTATGTCAAACAGCTTTTCCTTGGCAGTATAATCAAGATCCTTTCCGTCGTCAATTGTGGAATATCAACTTTTTTATTAGACTAGGATTGAATCGTATTCTGCCATTTATTTTTAGTCCACCTGCTTTTATCTTGATTCAGAATCATCAATTGGGTTATGCTGAAATATGGCAGCGATCGCAGAAAACCACCTTTATTTTATTTGGGTTAATTTTCCTCAGCATTTTGTTGATATCTCTAGTGCTTACGAAAAACATTCTTCAATGAGAAAAGCACCTGGGAGTCTTGCCGTGTTTCGACCCCAAATGCTTTTCTACTTACTCACTCACACCATTACGATACCTTTTCGGTATCAACTTATATACAACTATACACCAATAATTGTTTAATGGGAGGGAGAGAGGACACTTTAATAATTGTCACAGTCTCTACTTACTGCCAAACTTGGCTTTTGCTTGTTCGTGAACTTCTACGGTAATTTGATTATGACCTGCCTCCGCAGCAAACTTTTCAATCTTCTTGCGGGCTGCGGGACGGACAAAAAAAGGAATTTCTTTGAGTCTTGCTTCAGCTTCAGGTGTCCAG
The Crocosphaera sp. UHCC 0190 DNA segment above includes these coding regions:
- a CDS encoding NAD(P)/FAD-dependent oxidoreductase, which encodes MKSATTNQAITKFKDSVIIGGGPAGLSTALMLAKRGWDNITVIEKRPSADYYEPDKSFNYMIDGRGQKFTDLLGITDKLARISVASTDFYLTKIEANSKRKTVKLPIVDPKRKTAYWLQRRDFVNLLYQEIQHHWLDKITVLFATKCIEIKNNIDENLEIIAQDQEGKILTFKPSLLVGCDGFNSMVRMTLNQENSTLSDRFKMKEFPSPSSRLRYKVLTLPPNFPLSDDNEDRAICEQAYVIRGTFKGQDKSISLGILPLKNPDTPRTANLITRPHHQLWDIKNSDQLYQFFEQAFPQLPINKIIDPQEAERFAKSEGGCFPIPQYCEGCYWLNEENKTGIILLGDAIHCFPPDIGQGVNSALEDVFIFHDILSQTNDDLTQALPLYESKRSPDIFALIRLCQTAFPWQYNQDPFRRQLWNINFFIRLGLNRILPFIFSPPAFILIQNHQLGYAEIWQRSQKTTFILFGLIFLSILLISLVLTKNILQ
- a CDS encoding PCP reductase family protein, whose amino-acid sequence is MNWTPEAEARLKEIPFFVRPAARKKIEKFAAEAGHNQITVEVHEQAKAKFGSK